CGCCTCTGTACAGACCTTTGATACCGTTGTTCGAATAAATGTACTTGGCTGCGCCAAGAACGTTCAGATTTTTCGGCCGGTTAGGGTCTTTGGTCTGCGACTGCATCTCGACCCTGATCACCTCGATCGGCTGGTTCCAGGCAGAGAGACCTCCACCAACCACAGACGACAGGATTCTCTCGCCAGCTCccagcttctcgtcctTGCTCTTACCGGTCACCGACCTGATGCTGTCCTCTGCAAGTCGCGAAAGACCAAATCTCGAACCCCAATTAGTCATCTGTCTGATGGCCACGGCATTGACACCCTTGTTGATGCCTCTGATACCGTCTTTGGCAAAGATCTCCTTGAAGACCTCGAAAGTGCTCTTAACAGGAGCTCCAGCTGCAGCGGCCTTGTGACGCGTGATCTCCACGGTCTTCATGCACGTGCAGAATCCCATTGTCAGGTATGCTTGGAACAAACCACCAGTGATTCCTCCACCAATTCCAGACACAAACGGAGACGCTCCCAGCACTTTGAGACGGTATTCGGCCTCCGAAGAgacaaacagcagcacgGCACCCTTGGTGCTGGCCTCAATCCAGGCCCATGGGATCAGGCCCTGGTAGAAACCATACATTCCTCCACGCGACCAGACGTGTTTGGTGGcctggaaaatggtgaGCGACCGGTTGGCGGCCATAGTTGTTTTGACCACCTCCAAAGG
This portion of the Ogataea parapolymorpha DL-1 chromosome IV, whole genome shotgun sequence genome encodes:
- a CDS encoding Mitochondrial DNA replication protein YHM2, yielding MSEVQKKPISFSNILLGAGLNMFEVTTLGQPLEVVKTTMAANRSLTIFQATKHVWSRGGMYGFYQGLIPWAWIEASTKGAVLLFVSSEAEYRLKVLGASPFVSGIGGGITGGLFQAYLTMGFCTCMKTVEITRHKAAAAGAPVKSTFEVFKEIFAKDGIRGINKGVNAVAIRQMTNWGSRFGLSRLAEDSIRSVTGKSKDEKLGAGERILSSVVGGGLSAWNQPIEVIRVEMQSQTKDPNRPKNLNVLGAAKYIYSNNGIKGLYRGVTPRVMLGVWQTVCMVTLGDYAKEFVAELTGEKPAGH